The following proteins are encoded in a genomic region of [Eubacterium] hominis:
- the cas4 gene encoding CRISPR-associated protein Cas4, giving the protein MKDYNEDEFLMLSGIQHFAFCRRQWALIHIEQVWADNYRTVDGNIFHERTHDEDYFESRNGVLITRGLRIFSRELGFSGNCDVVEFHEDKNGITLKGRAGTYLPFPIEYKRGKPKEDEIDILQLCAQAICLEEMLSCDVMKGALYYGETRHRVSIDLTNELKDKVKKMAVEMHQLYEKGHTPKVKISKKCKSCSLQDICLPKLNQQLSVEKYFDKFMSGE; this is encoded by the coding sequence ATGAAGGACTATAACGAAGATGAATTCTTAATGTTATCCGGAATACAGCATTTTGCATTTTGCCGCAGACAATGGGCACTTATCCATATCGAACAGGTTTGGGCAGATAATTATCGAACGGTTGATGGCAATATTTTTCATGAACGTACGCATGATGAAGATTATTTTGAATCACGAAATGGTGTATTGATCACAAGAGGTTTACGTATTTTTTCAAGAGAATTAGGCTTTAGTGGCAATTGTGATGTTGTAGAATTTCATGAAGATAAAAATGGAATCACTTTAAAAGGAAGGGCGGGAACTTATCTGCCCTTCCCAATTGAATATAAAAGAGGAAAGCCAAAAGAAGATGAAATTGATATTCTGCAATTATGTGCACAAGCGATATGCCTTGAAGAAATGCTTTCTTGTGATGTAATGAAAGGTGCTCTGTATTATGGAGAAACTAGACATAGGGTTTCAATAGACCTAACAAATGAATTAAAGGATAAGGTTAAGAAAATGGCAGTAGAAATGCATCAATTATATGAAAAAGGACATACACCAAAAGTAAAAATAAGTAAAAAGTGCAAATCATGTTCATTACAGGATATTTGTTTACCAAAATTGAATCAACAATTATCTGTGGAAAAATACTTTGATAAGTTTATGTCTGGGGAGTAG
- a CDS encoding polysaccharide biosynthesis protein — protein MIEKLFSNPLYVKHREMMLCLLDLCIVFVSFLLAYWIRIDFRFPDFAQLDIVKCLIALLIVLIVYAISFFVFKIHKSLWKYIGPVETIRIGLSVLLASIVLFILVIATSISRSYTSVVVTGGLLTAILMYTVRVSYRLYRRSSMKVDGPRKKAVIIGAGDAGYILLKEIIQNDSFHVEVVGFVDDKRYNNMVSGYKVLGDTYDLPEIVSKYGIEEAFIAIPSADKTNLRRINDICQSCKLETKIMKRGDKIIESDLEKKYDAKKYPVQDISIEDLLGRGEIHLDQDEIQSYITGKVIVVTGAGGSIGSELCRQIVKFNPKELVMIDINENSLYMLEQEFNRNRVHGTLNPEIKILSLIASIREFTAISDIFKEKQPSVVFHAAAHKHVPLMETRPMEAIKNNVFGTNNVIKACIKNNVSRFIMISTDKAVNPTNVMGATKRMTEMIMQANGKNGVTKMAAVRFGNVLGSNGSVIPIFKQQIAEGGPVTITDKKIIRYFMTIPEAAQLVLQAGYYADKGEIFVLDMGEPVKILDLAEKMIRMSGFKPYEDIDIVEIGLRPGEKMYEELKLDGETRIRTKNDLIFKNNIMDITIDDINEKLNILSKKLQDNVSEAEYKETMLKVIKDKSID, from the coding sequence ATGATAGAGAAATTATTTAGCAATCCACTATATGTAAAGCATAGAGAAATGATGCTTTGTCTACTAGACTTATGTATCGTTTTTGTCTCTTTTTTACTGGCATATTGGATTCGCATAGATTTTCGTTTCCCAGATTTTGCACAATTGGATATCGTAAAATGCTTAATAGCGTTACTCATTGTATTGATTGTATATGCTATTAGTTTTTTTGTATTCAAGATACACAAAAGCTTGTGGAAATATATTGGGCCGGTTGAAACAATCAGAATTGGATTATCTGTATTGTTGGCTTCCATCGTACTGTTTATTTTGGTAATTGCGACAAGTATATCACGTTCATACACCAGTGTTGTGGTAACTGGTGGGCTGTTGACTGCGATATTGATGTATACAGTGAGGGTAAGTTATCGATTGTATAGAAGGTCAAGCATGAAAGTTGATGGCCCACGCAAAAAAGCAGTTATTATCGGTGCTGGTGATGCAGGCTACATATTATTGAAAGAGATTATTCAAAACGATAGTTTCCATGTCGAAGTTGTTGGTTTTGTTGATGATAAGCGATATAACAATATGGTGTCAGGATATAAAGTATTAGGTGATACATATGATTTACCGGAGATTGTAAGTAAATATGGTATAGAAGAAGCGTTTATTGCGATTCCTAGTGCTGATAAAACAAATCTTAGACGTATCAATGATATTTGTCAGTCATGTAAGCTGGAAACAAAGATTATGAAGCGCGGGGATAAAATTATCGAAAGCGATTTAGAAAAAAAATATGATGCAAAAAAATATCCTGTACAGGATATCAGTATTGAGGATTTACTAGGTCGTGGAGAAATACATTTGGATCAAGACGAAATTCAGTCTTATATCACAGGAAAAGTAATCGTTGTAACTGGAGCTGGTGGATCCATTGGTTCAGAGCTATGTCGTCAGATTGTGAAATTTAATCCAAAAGAATTAGTGATGATTGATATCAACGAAAATTCTTTATATATGTTAGAACAGGAATTCAATCGTAACAGAGTACATGGTACATTAAATCCTGAGATTAAAATTCTATCATTAATTGCTTCTATTCGTGAATTTACAGCGATTAGTGATATCTTTAAGGAAAAACAACCATCAGTTGTCTTCCATGCGGCTGCGCATAAGCATGTGCCATTGATGGAAACACGTCCAATGGAGGCAATTAAAAACAATGTCTTTGGGACAAACAATGTCATCAAAGCTTGTATCAAAAACAACGTTTCAAGGTTCATTATGATCAGTACAGATAAAGCTGTTAATCCAACCAATGTAATGGGTGCTACAAAACGTATGACAGAAATGATTATGCAGGCAAATGGTAAGAATGGTGTCACGAAGATGGCAGCTGTTCGTTTTGGAAACGTGTTAGGATCAAACGGTTCTGTCATTCCAATCTTCAAACAGCAGATTGCAGAAGGTGGACCTGTTACTATCACTGATAAAAAGATTATCCGTTATTTTATGACGATTCCAGAAGCAGCTCAGTTAGTATTACAAGCTGGCTATTATGCAGATAAAGGAGAAATCTTCGTATTAGATATGGGAGAACCTGTGAAGATACTTGATTTAGCAGAAAAAATGATTCGTATGTCAGGTTTTAAGCCATATGAAGATATTGATATCGTGGAAATTGGTTTACGTCCAGGTGAAAAAATGTATGAAGAATTGAAACTGGATGGAGAAACAAGAATAAGAACAAAGAATGATTTGATATTTAAAAACAATATCATGGACATTACAATAGATGATATTAATGAGAAACTAAATATTCTGAGTAAGAAATTACAAGACAACGTTTCAGAAGCAGAATATAAAGAAACAATGTTAAAAGTAATTAAAGATAAAAGCATAGATTAG
- the prfA gene encoding peptide chain release factor 1, translating into MSVMIERLEGMVNRYHEITEMMMSPEIVTDSKMLAKLGREQADLTQVVETYTEYKNSVQALEDAKALLLEDDKEIKEMAKMEIEELEPQIEDALKKLEILLIPKDPNDSHNAIVEIRGAAGGDEGNIFAGDLYRMYSKYAESQGWKIEIIEMDECEAGGFSLVSFEVKGDGVYGKLKFESGSHRVQRVPKTESQGRIHTSTATVLVTPEIEAEDFDIDMNDLEIETMRSSGAGGQHINKTDSAVRIVHKPTGITVKCQDGRSQHENRATALMTIRSRVYEEHQRKLEEEQGMERRSKIGTGDRAEKIRTYNYPQNRVTDHRIGYTVNQLDRIMEGKMQDLLEALLTADQQAKLAGQNNG; encoded by the coding sequence ATGAGTGTCATGATTGAAAGACTAGAAGGTATGGTAAATCGTTACCATGAAATAACTGAAATGATGATGTCACCAGAGATTGTCACAGATTCAAAAATGTTGGCAAAGCTGGGTAGAGAACAGGCAGATTTGACACAGGTTGTTGAAACCTATACAGAATATAAAAACAGTGTCCAGGCATTAGAAGATGCAAAGGCGTTGTTATTGGAAGATGATAAAGAAATCAAAGAAATGGCGAAAATGGAAATCGAAGAATTAGAGCCACAAATAGAAGATGCATTAAAAAAACTGGAGATCTTATTAATCCCTAAAGATCCTAATGATTCACATAATGCAATTGTGGAAATCCGTGGTGCTGCCGGAGGAGATGAAGGAAACATTTTCGCTGGTGATTTATATCGAATGTATAGCAAATATGCAGAAAGCCAGGGATGGAAAATAGAAATCATCGAAATGGATGAATGTGAAGCAGGTGGTTTCTCATTAGTTTCCTTTGAAGTAAAAGGCGATGGAGTTTATGGAAAGCTGAAATTTGAATCAGGCAGTCATCGTGTACAACGTGTACCAAAGACAGAAAGCCAGGGACGTATTCATACATCAACAGCAACTGTTTTAGTTACTCCAGAAATTGAGGCAGAAGATTTTGATATCGATATGAATGATTTGGAAATCGAAACAATGCGTTCATCAGGAGCTGGTGGTCAGCATATTAATAAAACCGATTCTGCTGTGCGTATTGTCCACAAACCTACAGGAATTACAGTAAAATGTCAGGATGGCCGTTCTCAACATGAGAACCGTGCAACAGCATTGATGACAATTCGTTCCCGTGTATACGAAGAACACCAGCGTAAACTGGAAGAAGAACAAGGAATGGAAAGAAGAAGTAAAATAGGTACTGGAGATCGTGCAGAAAAAATCCGTACTTATAACTATCCACAAAATCGTGTAACAGATCATCGAATTGGATATACTGTAAATCAGCTTGACCGTATTATGGAAGGTAAAATGCAGGATTTATTAGAAGCATTATTAACAGCTGATCAACAGGCAAAACTGGCAGGACAAAATAATGGCTAG
- the cas1c gene encoding type I-C CRISPR-associated endonuclease Cas1 produces MKKLLNTLYVTSFDAYLSLDGENIVITRKDCEDVRVPLHNLEGIVGFGYTGASPALMGKCADRGISLTFMTTHGRFLARVIGENRGNVLLRKQQYRISDNEECSIVYARNMITGKLLNSRSVLERACRDYALRIDTDGIHQVAVDLKKSAIIAKETTNLDTLRGVEGKAAVQYFSVFDEMILQQKESFYFKGRNKRPPLDNVNALLSFIYTLLAKDVISALESVGLDPYVGFMHCDVPGRASLALDMMEELRPILADRFVLSLINRKVVNADGFRKMESGAVIMDDDTRKSVLSSWQKKKQETIQHPFLDEKVEWGLIPYVQALLLARTIRGDLDEYPPFLAR; encoded by the coding sequence ATGAAAAAATTATTAAATACATTATATGTGACATCTTTTGATGCATATCTAAGTTTAGATGGCGAGAATATCGTTATCACCAGAAAAGATTGCGAAGATGTAAGAGTTCCTTTACATAATCTAGAAGGCATCGTTGGATTTGGATATACTGGGGCTAGTCCAGCATTAATGGGAAAGTGTGCTGATCGAGGTATTTCTCTAACTTTTATGACGACACACGGTAGATTTTTAGCCAGGGTTATAGGAGAAAATCGTGGAAATGTTCTGCTGAGAAAACAACAGTATCGTATATCAGATAATGAAGAGTGCAGTATTGTTTATGCAAGGAATATGATTACAGGTAAATTGTTAAATTCAAGAAGTGTTTTGGAAAGAGCTTGTAGAGATTATGCTTTAAGAATTGATACTGATGGAATTCATCAGGTTGCAGTAGATTTGAAGAAAAGTGCCATTATTGCTAAAGAAACAACGAATTTGGATACATTAAGAGGTGTCGAGGGTAAAGCGGCTGTACAATATTTTTCAGTGTTTGATGAAATGATTTTACAACAGAAAGAAAGTTTTTATTTTAAAGGGAGGAATAAGCGTCCACCATTAGATAATGTAAATGCGTTATTATCTTTTATATATACGCTATTAGCAAAAGACGTTATCTCTGCTTTAGAATCTGTTGGATTAGATCCTTATGTGGGATTTATGCATTGTGATGTACCTGGAAGAGCTTCTCTAGCACTGGATATGATGGAAGAATTGCGCCCGATTCTAGCTGATCGATTTGTTTTATCATTGATTAACAGAAAAGTTGTGAATGCAGATGGTTTTCGTAAAATGGAAAGTGGTGCTGTGATTATGGATGATGATACAAGAAAAAGTGTTCTTTCTTCATGGCAAAAAAAGAAACAAGAAACAATTCAACATCCTTTCTTAGATGAGAAAGTGGAATGGGGATTGATTCCTTATGTTCAGGCATTGCTTTTAGCAAGGACGATACGCGGTGATTTGGATGAGTATCCACCTTTTTTAGCAAGGTGA
- a CDS encoding NAD(P)-dependent oxidoreductase, whose product MKKVLITGSNGFVGQNLISSLSNKFDLYGLDRHQTRNLPKSNYYIGDLGDLNLLKKVFEEIKPDVLIHLAAIVHKNNADTSEKNYNFINFECSKQLFDLCEKYRTHVIFSSTIEVYGETEERIINENSKCNPNSYYAKSKLKAEEYLKSLNLKYSILRFTPLYGKNFTLNIDKRVFLKKNKIAYYFKDGQYSFDFCSINNVCDFIVNLIDKYEKNDIYVLSDSNTMTVKEIIQMHKKNGNCKIIVKMPYYFCEYTILIIEKILTFMTKKDVFLSKRNFKKLFASKKYEDTKLKNVKFKWNIENTIYGEHYE is encoded by the coding sequence ATGAAAAAAGTGCTAATAACAGGATCTAATGGTTTTGTAGGTCAAAATCTGATTTCAAGTCTTTCAAATAAGTTTGATTTGTATGGGTTAGATAGACATCAAACAAGAAATTTACCTAAATCAAATTATTATATAGGGGATTTAGGTGATTTGAATTTATTAAAAAAGGTTTTTGAAGAAATAAAGCCAGATGTATTAATACATCTGGCTGCAATTGTTCATAAGAACAATGCAGATACAAGTGAAAAAAATTATAATTTTATTAATTTTGAGTGTAGCAAGCAATTGTTTGATTTATGTGAAAAATATAGAACACATGTTATTTTTTCAAGTACAATAGAAGTTTATGGAGAAACAGAGGAAAGAATAATAAATGAAAACTCAAAATGTAATCCAAACTCATATTATGCAAAAAGTAAATTAAAAGCTGAAGAATATTTAAAATCATTAAATTTAAAGTATTCTATATTAAGATTTACGCCACTTTATGGAAAAAATTTCACGCTAAATATAGATAAAAGAGTTTTTTTAAAGAAAAACAAAATTGCATATTATTTTAAAGATGGGCAATATTCATTTGATTTTTGTAGTATTAATAATGTTTGTGATTTTATCGTGAATTTAATTGATAAATATGAAAAAAATGATATTTATGTTCTTTCTGATTCGAATACAATGACTGTAAAAGAAATTATTCAAATGCATAAGAAAAACGGCAATTGTAAAATTATAGTCAAAATGCCTTACTATTTTTGTGAATATACAATATTGATAATTGAAAAAATTTTAACTTTTATGACAAAGAAAGATGTTTTTTTATCTAAAAGGAATTTCAAAAAATTATTTGCTTCTAAAAAATATGAAGATACAAAACTTAAAAATGTAAAATTTAAATGGAATATTGAAAATACGATTTATGGTGAACATTATGAATAA
- the cas7c gene encoding type I-C CRISPR-associated protein Cas7/Csd2: protein MTTLTNKIDFVVLMTVNKANPNGDPNAENTPREDFDGYGEISDVCIKRKIRNRLQDMGEEIFVQSDDRCTDGFKSLSDRFKGYEELQKAVKAKNDDEVYRLACEKWIDVRSFGQVMAFKSAGNDSSVSRGIRGPVTVREAFSVSPIETTSIQITKSVNSETKDKKSSDTMGMKHRVEFGLYVVKGSINCQLAEKTGFSEEDAEKIKQALISLFENDASSARPEGSMEVRKVYWWKHNCKSGQYSSAKVHRLVDIQLKEGVQYPKSYEDYVITVNQLDGLQMEEYEGL from the coding sequence ATGACAACATTAACAAATAAAATTGATTTCGTAGTTTTGATGACAGTAAATAAGGCAAATCCTAATGGGGATCCTAATGCAGAAAATACACCTAGAGAAGATTTCGATGGTTATGGAGAGATTTCTGATGTTTGTATTAAAAGAAAAATCAGAAATCGTCTGCAGGATATGGGCGAAGAAATTTTCGTGCAATCTGATGATCGCTGCACAGATGGATTTAAGAGTTTAAGTGATCGTTTTAAAGGCTATGAAGAGCTACAAAAAGCAGTAAAAGCAAAAAATGATGATGAAGTATATCGCCTAGCTTGTGAAAAATGGATTGATGTTCGTAGTTTTGGTCAAGTTATGGCGTTTAAATCAGCAGGAAATGATTCTAGTGTTTCTAGAGGAATCAGAGGACCAGTAACAGTACGTGAAGCATTTAGTGTATCTCCTATAGAAACGACCTCTATTCAAATTACAAAAAGCGTAAATAGTGAGACAAAAGACAAAAAGTCTTCTGATACAATGGGAATGAAACATCGTGTAGAATTTGGATTGTATGTTGTAAAAGGCAGTATCAATTGCCAGCTTGCTGAGAAAACAGGATTTAGTGAAGAAGATGCTGAAAAAATCAAACAGGCACTGATCTCTTTATTTGAAAATGATGCCTCAAGTGCTAGACCAGAGGGATCTATGGAAGTAAGAAAAGTTTATTGGTGGAAACATAATTGTAAATCTGGACAATATTCCAGTGCGAAAGTACATCGCTTAGTTGATATCCAGTTAAAAGAAGGTGTGCAGTATCCAAAAAGCTATGAGGATTATGTTATCACTGTAAATCAATTAGATGGTCTACAAATGGAAGAATATGAAGGACTATAA
- a CDS encoding sugar transferase, translating to MYQNYIKRMIDFIMALIGIIILSPILLILSIIIKVTSPGPILFKQNRVGKDNVEFKILKFRTMRIDTPKDCPTHLLDNPDQYITRVGKFLRKTSLDELPQLWNILIGDMAIIGPRPSLPNQYDLNDLRDKNGASKVKPGLTGLAQVSGRDELEIDIKAALDGQYVKNITFIGDLKLFFKTFISVLKSDGVKEGKK from the coding sequence ATGTATCAAAACTATATTAAAAGAATGATTGATTTTATTATGGCATTGATAGGAATTATTATTTTGTCACCAATTCTATTAATTTTATCAATCATTATAAAAGTTACTTCACCAGGCCCAATTTTATTTAAACAAAATCGAGTCGGAAAAGATAATGTCGAATTTAAAATTTTGAAATTTAGAACTATGAGGATTGATACACCAAAAGATTGTCCAACTCATTTGTTAGATAATCCTGATCAATATATAACAAGAGTTGGAAAATTCCTAAGAAAAACTAGTTTAGATGAATTACCTCAACTTTGGAATATTCTAATTGGAGATATGGCAATTATTGGACCAAGACCTAGTTTACCTAATCAATATGATTTAAATGATTTAAGAGATAAAAATGGTGCTTCAAAAGTAAAACCTGGTTTAACTGGACTTGCTCAAGTGAGTGGAAGAGATGAATTGGAAATTGATATTAAAGCAGCTTTAGATGGACAGTATGTTAAAAATATAACATTTATTGGGGATTTAAAATTGTTTTTTAAAACGTTTATAAGTGTTTTAAAGTCTGATGGTGTGAAGGAGGGTAAGAAATGA
- the prmC gene encoding peptide chain release factor N(5)-glutamine methyltransferase: MASYREVLHKAKQEMEAAGRGEQAALFYMLELTNKEAHNLYMEFEEEMPLDIQSAYEAGIKRLVAGEPLGHVLGFEWFYGYRFKVNEDVLIPRPETEELVANVLAAYDEYFSNVENVMAVDIGTGSGAIAISLKKEEPNLHMMATDISEKAVLVAKDNAQENEAIVSFLVGDMLQPLIERDIKVDILISNPPYIPKEEVMEDSVVNYEPHVALFGGEDGLKFYRVIFENAPQVLKEKAMMAFEMGYNQKEALSALAKSYFPEAKIEVMKDMNGKNRMLFVYLNLA; this comes from the coding sequence ATGGCTAGTTATCGTGAAGTACTTCATAAAGCGAAACAGGAAATGGAAGCCGCAGGTCGTGGTGAACAGGCAGCATTATTTTATATGCTGGAGTTAACCAATAAAGAGGCACATAACCTGTATATGGAATTTGAAGAAGAAATGCCTTTGGATATCCAAAGTGCATATGAAGCAGGAATTAAACGCTTAGTAGCAGGAGAACCACTTGGGCATGTTTTAGGATTTGAATGGTTCTATGGATATCGTTTCAAAGTCAATGAAGATGTATTGATACCAAGACCAGAAACAGAAGAACTTGTTGCTAATGTGCTTGCAGCTTATGATGAATATTTCTCTAATGTGGAAAATGTCATGGCTGTGGACATAGGAACTGGTAGTGGAGCAATTGCGATTTCTTTGAAAAAAGAAGAACCAAATTTGCATATGATGGCAACGGATATCAGTGAGAAAGCCGTTTTGGTTGCAAAAGATAATGCACAGGAAAATGAAGCAATTGTCAGCTTCTTAGTTGGCGATATGCTACAGCCTTTGATAGAACGTGATATCAAAGTGGATATCTTAATTAGTAATCCACCATATATCCCCAAGGAAGAAGTCATGGAAGACAGTGTCGTGAATTATGAACCACATGTTGCTTTATTTGGTGGTGAAGATGGTTTGAAGTTTTATCGTGTCATATTTGAAAACGCCCCTCAAGTATTAAAAGAAAAAGCAATGATGGCTTTTGAAATGGGTTATAATCAGAAAGAGGCATTAAGTGCATTAGCAAAATCATATTTTCCTGAAGCAAAAATTGAAGTAATGAAAGATATGAATGGTAAAAATCGAATGCTGTTTGTTTATCTGAATCTAGCATAA
- the cas2 gene encoding CRISPR-associated endonuclease Cas2: MLVLITYDVNTETKAGKTRLRKVAKECMNYGHRVQNSVFECYMDNAKALEVKHILEKIIDKDHDSLRFYYLGNRYENKVEHIGVKPSFKLDDVLIL, encoded by the coding sequence ATGCTGGTATTGATAACATACGATGTTAATACAGAAACGAAAGCTGGGAAAACCAGATTAAGAAAAGTAGCAAAAGAATGTATGAATTATGGGCATAGAGTGCAAAATTCTGTTTTTGAATGTTATATGGATAATGCAAAAGCACTTGAAGTTAAACATATTCTGGAAAAGATTATTGATAAGGATCATGATAGTTTAAGATTTTATTATTTAGGTAATCGATATGAAAATAAGGTTGAACATATTGGTGTAAAACCTAGTTTTAAATTAGATGATGTATTGATCTTATAG
- a CDS encoding thymidine kinase yields MYKQYREGWLEVISGCMFAGKTEELIRRIKVLEYAKKKIAVFKPKIDNRYSEENIVSHAGSSVKSFSIENAHEIFNYIDDSYDVIAIDEVQFFDEEIVEICDYFADRGKRVMVAGLDMDFRGVPFGVMPQLFTHAEFVTKLTAVCTKCGAPATRSQRLINGKSAQYDDPIILVGASEQYEARCRHCHEVPGKKKII; encoded by the coding sequence ATGTACAAACAATATAGAGAAGGCTGGCTAGAAGTAATATCTGGATGCATGTTCGCAGGAAAAACTGAAGAATTAATTCGTCGTATTAAAGTATTAGAGTATGCAAAAAAGAAAATAGCTGTCTTTAAACCAAAAATAGATAATCGATACAGTGAAGAAAATATTGTATCGCATGCAGGAAGTAGTGTGAAAAGCTTTTCGATTGAAAATGCACATGAAATATTCAATTATATTGATGATTCATATGACGTTATCGCGATAGATGAAGTACAATTTTTTGATGAAGAGATTGTTGAAATTTGTGACTACTTTGCTGATAGAGGAAAACGTGTAATGGTTGCAGGATTAGATATGGATTTTCGTGGTGTCCCTTTTGGCGTAATGCCACAATTATTTACACATGCAGAATTTGTCACCAAACTAACCGCAGTATGTACAAAATGTGGAGCCCCAGCCACAAGGAGTCAAAGACTGATCAACGGAAAATCAGCCCAGTATGATGATCCAATCATATTAGTAGGGGCAAGTGAACAATATGAAGCAAGATGCCGCCATTGTCATGAAGTACCTGGTAAAAAGAAAATTATATAA
- the galU gene encoding UTP--glucose-1-phosphate uridylyltransferase GalU, translating into MKKIRKAIIPAAGFGTRFLPATKAVPKEMLPIVDKPTIQYIVEEAVASGIEEILIITNCYKACIENHFDNSFELEKKLEASGDMERLEMVKDIASLANVFSVRQKNPRGLGHAVLCAKSFVGDEPFAILLGDDIVVNKNGKTATQQLVEAYEEFGGSVVGVQKVADSQVHKYGIIDPKENLTERCASVKGFVEKPKLEDAPSNFAILGRYVLTPKIFELLETQAPGKGNEIQITDAIDRLTKEENVFAYDFEGNRYDVGDKVGFLKAQIDFALDRDDLRDSMIQIIKDLNI; encoded by the coding sequence ATGAAAAAAATCAGAAAGGCAATTATACCTGCTGCCGGTTTCGGCACAAGGTTCCTTCCTGCGACAAAGGCAGTCCCAAAAGAAATGCTTCCTATTGTGGACAAACCTACTATACAATACATTGTTGAAGAGGCTGTGGCAAGTGGTATTGAAGAAATTCTAATAATTACCAACTGTTACAAGGCATGTATTGAAAACCATTTTGATAATAGTTTTGAACTAGAAAAAAAACTAGAAGCCAGTGGCGACATGGAACGCTTGGAAATGGTAAAAGATATTGCATCATTAGCAAATGTATTCAGTGTACGTCAAAAAAATCCAAGAGGACTTGGACATGCAGTATTATGTGCAAAAAGCTTTGTAGGAGATGAACCATTTGCAATTCTGTTAGGGGATGATATTGTTGTAAATAAAAACGGTAAAACTGCAACCCAACAGCTGGTAGAAGCTTATGAAGAATTCGGTGGAAGCGTTGTTGGTGTTCAAAAGGTTGCTGATTCACAAGTACATAAATATGGCATTATTGATCCAAAAGAAAATCTGACAGAACGTTGTGCTTCTGTAAAAGGCTTTGTAGAAAAACCTAAATTAGAAGATGCTCCAAGTAACTTTGCAATCCTTGGCCGCTATGTATTAACCCCTAAAATCTTTGAATTGTTAGAAACGCAGGCTCCTGGTAAAGGCAATGAAATTCAAATCACTGATGCGATTGATCGCTTAACCAAAGAAGAAAACGTATTCGCCTATGATTTTGAAGGAAATCGTTACGACGTTGGAGATAAAGTAGGTTTCTTAAAAGCACAAATTGATTTTGCATTAGATCGAGATGATCTTAGAGATTCTATGATTCAAATTATTAAAGATTTAAATATCTAA